A stretch of DNA from Alicyclobacillus acidocaldarius subsp. acidocaldarius Tc-4-1:
CCGAGAATCCGTGCGTAACGCCAGCTCGCAGCTTGTCTTTCATGCGGTAACTGTTGCCACGGATATTCACGGTCGTTGCATGATGCAACAAACGGTCGAGTAAGGCGGCGGCCAGGACCTGGTCGCCAAAGAGCGTTCCCCAATTCGTGAAACTCGTGTTGGACGTGATGAGCAACGACCCTCGCTCGTACCTCTCTGAGACCAGCCGGAAAAAGTTCGCGGCGTCGAGCGCGTCAAGAGGCAAGTAGCCCACCTCATCACAGATCAGAATCTTTGGCTGCGTATAGACTCGGAGCCGCCTGTCCAGCCGCCCTTCTTGGTAGGCTCGGCGTAAATCGCTCACGAGTTGGTAGTGTCTCGTCAAGTGGTGGAATTTCACCGTGCGTGTCTCATGTGTGACATGGTCGGCTTTGACCCTTGGGAACCTTATCGACCGCCTTCACGCTTCGTCAAGGGACGCTTCGCTCGCCCCTCGGGCGCCCTTGACGGAGCGCTCGCCGGTCGATTCTAAGTCGTTAGGGCCAAAGCCTCGATGTGCGTGGGTTAGCACCACCTCGCCTCATGTGTCTATTTTTGTAACAGGGCTGCCGCTGCGAGCTGGGGCTTGTTCGGTTTGAGCTTGGCCATCGACTCCAAGCTGAAGTACCGCCGTGCCACGAGCCACTCTTCGTGTTGCTCCTGCAAAATCGCGCCTGCCAGTCGCAACACCGCGTCCCGGTTGGGGAAGATGCCCACGACGTCCATCCGCCTCCGCATCTCCCGATTCAGGCGCTCCAGCGGATTGGTCGAGCAGATCTGTCGCCAGTGCTCGAAAGGCAACGCCATGAACGCCAACACATCGTCTTCCGCATCGGACAGGATATCCATCGCCTTCGGGAATCTCCCCTTCAGCTCGGCCACGACGCGCCGGAGTTGCTCGCGAGCCGCCTCTTGGGACGATTGCGCAAAGATGGTCCGGAGGATGGATGCGACCATCGCCTGCTCTTTCTTCGGCACCTGACTCAGCACGTTGCGCAGTGCGTGTACTTTGCATCGTTGCCAGGTTGCACCCGTGAGCACCTCGGCAATCGCCTGGCGCAAGCCCGCGTGCGCGTCGCTGACAACCAATCGCACGCCTCGAAGTCCACGTGCCTTCAGCTTCCGGAGAAAGTCCGTCCAAAATGCGCCATCCTCGCTCGTGCCGACGTCAAACCCAAGCACTTCTCGCTCGCCGGTGTCCGTGACCCCGATCGCAATCACCAAGGCCATGCTCTGCACGCGACCGCCTTCCCGAACCTTCGGGAAGGTAGCGTCGAGCCACACGTACGGATACTCATGTTCCAGCGGCCGTTCTTTGAACTGTTGCACGACCTCGTCCATCTGCTGACACAGACGGGAAACTTCACTTTTGCTGATGCCCTCCAGCCCCAGGGCTCGCACTAGGTCGTCAACCTTGCGGGTGCTCACGCCCTTCACATATGCTTCCTGGATGACAGCCGCCAACGCTTGCTCCGCTCGTCTCCTGGGCTCGAGCAACGAAGGGAAGAAGCTGCCTTGGCGAAGTTTCGGGATCTTCAGGTCTACGGTTCCAAGGCGTGTATCCCACGTGCGGGAGCGCGAACCGTTTCGTTGCGTGACACGGCTTTCGGTTCGTTCATAGCGTTCAGCTCCGATTTTCTCCGCTGCTTCCGCGTCGATCATGAATTGGGCGATCAGTCGCATGAGCTCACGTAAGACGTCGATGTGATCCTCATCTTGCATCTTGCGAATCCATTCCAAAACTGCGAAACTGTTGAGCGAAGCCATCGTGCGTACCTCCTACTTTTGGTGTTGGTCACACTTCAGTAGACACGCACGGTGGCTTCGTCGTCAATTGGGGTCGACCGATTTTACACCACTACTTGAGACTCTAACCCGCGCCATATCAAGGGTGCTGTCAAACTTAATGAGACTTTTTGGGACGATGTTCACAAGGACTTGTTGTTCTAATGGCTTGCTTTCACTCTTAAACGATGAGAAAATAGAGGATAAAGTGTGTTGTGAATTAACGTCCACAACATTTCCAGCGCGAAATAAGCCATAGCCAAACTCGATACTGTAAAAATCCCGCGAAGCAACTTTTCACCGATAAATTTACGTGACCATGCTACCAACGCCGAAATACCTATACACCAAGCAAATGCTCCCACAGAAAAACCGAGGAATAAAAACAACAGTTTATCCATCAACGGCATATCTGCGATATGTGTAGCAAATCCACCACCAATACCACCCCAGAAGGCAATGCCAAACGGGTTAGCTAACGAAAAAATGATTCCCGTAATAAAGTCCCGCTGTTCCTTCTTACTACTGTCCAATTTCAAATCAATTGACTTGCGAGCGTCCAGGAATGACAACCATGCCATTCGAAGCAAAAAGGTTACTCCTGCGATGCCCAGAATAATCTGTACGGGCAAAAAATGAAATACAAGTGCAACTCCCGTCAAGCCAATAATTGCCCACATCAAATCCCCTCCTGAATCCGTGACAGGGCCGATGGAAAGAGGCTGATGTGTGTTCTCGCAAGCCCCTTCACTGCGATTTCACGGATGTACATTCAATTTTCTTAGGGATTGTGAATATCGGTTGGAGCCAGTGCGGCGAAAAGGCAGATGTCCCCCCTGGACTCGTGAATGGTTGGGTTCGGTTTCCATGTCAGGTCATATGCAGTGTCTTTGCTCGACACAGTTCACGTTACGCAAAGGCCAAGTACAATCGCCGAAATGCCGGGAGCCATCGATTCCCGTACCCCAATTTCAGCTTGGTCTGTCTGGCGTGTCGCACCATCTTCGCAGCCAGTGTCATCAGGTTCTGAATCACAGTCCGGATCCGGCGACGTTCTGCCTTTTTTCGTAGCGGCGCATCATTTCGCTTCAGACTCTCCTGGCCGATCACTCGCAGCAGATTGTACGCCACGCATACAAAGTGCAATACCAAGTTGTTCGTGGCGAATTTACCCGAGGGCAGCCGCTCGGCGTCCAGATCCGTCTTGATTTCGCTGTGGAACTGTTCCATCACGGCGTGGTCGTGATACAGGCGAATGATCACAGCCGGGTCATCCGGCAGTGAGGTCCAGTAGGCGCTGACCTCAATGTCCGGTACCAATAAGATTTGGCCGTCGGCCGTCATGGTCCGTTCGATAACTTCGAACACCATGCGAACTGGTTCGGATACACCCTTGACGGGACACATCAGCGAACCATGATATACCTTCTTGCCGGGACGAGGTTCATGACATGTCCCGTGTCGCTGGGCAATCACAAGCCAGGCCTCGGGGCTCTCCTTTCGCAAGTTGCGCTTGATGATGAACTCGGCCCTGCTGTCCTGGGAGCGACACACGGCGATGTTTTCTGCACTGTCATTGCCGGCATCCAGACGAACCAGAAGCGGGAGGTCCGTCACCTGCCTTGCATACTGAATACTCTCCCGCAGGAAAGTCGACGTGCCCTTTTGTACGTGGGTACTGCCTTCACGCAACTGGACATTGACCACGTAGCCCTCTTGGCCAAGGTAAGCAAAGATGGGAGCATATCCGTCGTGCCCCTTGTATGTACGGGACACGCCTTCCTTCTTCGTGCCGGAATTATCAAAGGGACTGACGTCGATATCCAGCGGGATGTAAGTTCGACGCTCTGCAGGCACGCCCAGTTCAATCGGATGCAGAGTTACATCGAGGGCTCTCAGGAGCCTTGCGGACTCTTCCCGGAGAATGGACTCCCAGCCGGATTTTCCGGCAACCATGTCCAAACGCTGGCGCAGCGTCGGGCTCGAAGGCACGTTGTCTACTTGCAGTGCGATCATGAAAAACTCGTCATCTCGAAACGCTTCGATGTGGTCGAAGTCGGTCTTGCCTTGGCAAAGCAGCCCGATGTATGAGTATGCCACGTCCCGGTTTGAAATATCCGGTTTGCCCATACCAGGCAGGCGGGTCTGATTCAACCGCTCGCCGATTCTGGTTTTATCAAGCAACACGCCGACAAGGGTCATTCCCGAATGCGTGACGATGACTTCATCGGATTCTTCAATGATGAAACGCAAGTGGTTCACCCCGATGGTGAAGAGGGATTGAATACAGCCGATATCCGAACTATCTCAATTCTACAGGACCAACCACGAGCGCTTCAGCAATTTTCGCACCTACTCGTCACGGATTCAGGATCCCCTAATAAGGCTCCAAGTTGCACCAAAAACGCTGGGACAAAACCTCTCTGTAATCCCCTGCGTAATGCTTCGGTATTCACTGCTCCAGGAGCCGCACTGTAAACAAAGCCAAGTACACATGCTGTGATGAGTAAAGCTATCATCTGTAAACCCCTTTCTCAGCAACGATAGCGGAAGAACACCGTCTCTCCCTTGTTCTTATGGCTACGCCTCGTTCCACTTTTAATAGAGTGCACTCGATGGCTTTCTCGTCAACATCAAGCCTCAGAATTTACACCACCAATTGAGACTTTAACGCTGCACGAATGCATGATGTTGTGGCTTCTCCTTCCATACACGATGAATACGAGTACATGGATGGCGTAAACGAGGTACTTGAGCGACGCGGAGTATCCATTAATAAACAGGCGAACCGGGGCTCTCCCGGTCCGCCTCTCGTCTTCATTCCACCGTCACGCTCTTCGCCAGGTTCCGCGGCTTGTCGACGTCGTTGCCCCGCGCCACCGCGGCGTAGTACGCCAGCAGTTGCAGCGGAATCACCGCCGCCACGGGCGCGAGGAGCGGCATCGTCTTGGGCAAATAGATCACTTCGTCCACCGTCTTCTCGAGGTCCTCGTTGCCCACCCACGTGAGCCCGAGGACGAACGCGCCGCGCGCCTTCACCTCGACGATGTTCGACAGCGTCTTTTCATACAGTTCCGGCTGCATCGCGAGCGCAATGACCGGCACGCCATCCGTGATGAGCGCCAGCGTCCCGTGCTTCAGTTCGCCCGCCGCGTACGCCTCTGCGTGAATGTAGGAGATTTCCTTGAGCTTCAGCGCGCCTTCGAGCGACACCGCGTAGTCGATGCCGCGCCCGATGAAGAACGTGTCGTGCGCATCCTTGTAGCGCTTCGCAAACGACTCAATTTGCGGCGCCGTGTCCAGCACCTGCTCCACGACCTGGGGCAGATTGTCGAGCGCCGCCAGCACCTCGCGCGCCTTCTCCTCCGCGAGCGTGCCGCGGCTCAATCCGAACCGCACGGCCAACAGATAAAGCGCCACGAGCTGTGTGGTATACGCCTTCGTCGAAGCCACGGCGATCTCCGGCCCCGCCCACGTGATGATGGTGCAGTCCGCCTCGCGCGCGGCCGAGCTGCCGACCACGTTCGTGATGGCCACCACGCGCACGCCGCGCTTCTTCATCTCCCGCATCGCTGCGAGCGTGTCCGCCGTCTCACCCGACTGCGTGATGGCGATGACCAGCGTGTGGTCCGTCACGATGGGATCGGAATACCGGTATTCGGACGCAATCTCCACGTTGACGGGAATACGCGCGAACGCCTCGATGGCGGCCTTACCCACGAGGCCCGCGTGCCACGACGTGCCGCATGCGACGATGTGAATCCGGTCGATGGCCCGGATGTCCTCATCCTCAAGGCCGAGTTCCGGAAGCTCCACGCGGCTGAGATCCTCCGACACCCGGCCGCGAAGCGTATCCCGAACCGCGCGCGGCTGCTCGTGGATCTCCTTCAGCATGAAGTGGGGATAACCCCCGCGCTCCGCGCTGACGGCGTCCCAGGTGACGTGATACACCTCTTTCTTCACAGGCTCGCCGTCCATCGTGAAGCACTCGACGCCGTCGCGCCGCAGGACGGCCATTTCGCCGTCCTCCATCACGTAGATGTCGCGCGTATATTCGAGAATGGCCGGGATGTCCGACGCCACAAAGTTCTCCTTCTCGCCGAGACCGATGATCATCGGGCTTGCGCGGCGAATGGCGACGATCTCGTCCGGGTGGTCCTTCGCCATGACGACGAGCGCATACGCGCCGCGGATCCGCTTGCCGACCGCGATCATGGTCTCGAACAGATCGCCGTTATACATCTCTTCAATGAGGTGCGCCACGACCTCCGTGTCGGTCTCGGACCGGAACTCGTGCCCGAGCGCCACGAGCTCTTCGCGCAGCGAGAGATAATTCTCCACAATGCCGTTGTGCACGATGGCGAATCGGCCGCTGCAGTCCTGATGCGGATGCGCGTTCTCGTCCGACGGCTTGCCGTGCGTCGCCCACCGCGTGTGGCCGATGGCGATGTGGCCCGAGATGGGCATCTCCGCGAGCTTTTCTTCCAGATTCGACAGGCGGCCCACCGCCTTCACAATCCGGATGTTCCCGTCCGCCAGCGCAGCCACGCCGGCCGAATCATAGCCTCGATATTCGAGCTTCGCCAAGCCGCCGACGACGACGTCTTTGACATTCCTTGGGCCGATATAGCCGACGATTCCACACATGAAGCAGGTATCCTCCTTCATCCGATCTGCTCGCCTCTGTCCCACCGGTCGCCCGATGGATTTCAGGCTTCGCTTGCGGCGCGATCGGATTGGCGCCGGGAGGCATCCGCCGAATCTTTCGCCGACCTCCTCCGCGTCAACTCGGCCACAGCCGAGTCCAGGCGCTTGACATGCGCTGCGTATAAGATTCACAGCCGCATGTGACATTCTACGAGAAAACGCCCATCGGGTTCCTCGCCTGGCATCCCTCCCTTCAGTGGACCTCACATAGGGTCACGCGCCGAGTTCGCACTGGATGACCTGCACAATCTCGCCCACCACGCGGCGCAAGAGCTTCTCGTCGAGCCCCTCCACCATGACGCGCACCAGGTTCTCGGTCCCCGACTCGCGCACGAGCACGCGCCCGCTCTCACCGAGTTCGGCCTCTGCCCTGCGCAGCGCGTCCTGGATGGCCGCGTTCTCACGCCAGGCGCTCTTGTCGCGCACGCGCACGTTCTCCAAGATCTGCGGGTAGCGGGTCATGACGCGGGACAGTTCGGACAGCCGCTTGCCGCTCTCCATCATGGTCTCCACCAGCTTGACGGCTGTCAGCATGCCATCGCCCGTGGTGGTGTGATCGAGCAGGATGATGTGCCCGCTCTGCTCGCCGCCGAGCGACGCGCCCTCCTCCCGCATCCGCTCCATGACGTACCGATCTCCCACGGCCGTGCGCAGCACGGTGATGCCGAGATCGCTCATGGCTTTGACAAAGCCGAGATTGGACATGACGGTAGCGACGACCTTATCTCCGCGCAACTCTCCTTCCTTCATGGCGCGCGCGAGAATGGCCATAATGAAGTCGCCGTCCGCCACCTCGCCGTTCTCGTCCACCGCGATGCACCGATCCGCATCCCCGTCGAACGCGAGCCCCACGTCCGCGCCGTGCTGCAGCACCGCGCGCTGCACGATATGCGGATGCGTCGAACCGCAGTCCACGTTGATGTTCACGCCGTCCGGGTTCGCGTGGATGACCATGACGTCCGCGCCGAGCCGCCGGAACACCTCGGGCGCGATGAACGATGCCGCGCCATTCGCGCAGTCGAGCACGACCTTGAGCCCGTCAAACCGCACGCGGGCGGCCTGCACCAGAAAGCGGATGTACGCCTCCGTCGCAGGCTCGTCGTACATCCGGCCCACGCCGTCGCCAATGGGGCGCGGCAGCGTATCGGTTTCTTCGGCCAACAGGGCCTCCATTCGCTCCTCCATCTCGTCCAGGAGTTTAAATCCGTCGCCGCCAAAAAACTTGATGCCGTTGTCGGCCACGGGATTGTGCGACGCCGAGATCATCACGCCTGCATCCGCCCGAAGAAGCCGCGTGAGATACGCCACGCCAGGCGTGGAGATGACGCCGAGCCGGAGCGCGTCCACGCCCATCGATAAAATCCCGCTCACCAGTGCGGTTTCCAACATGTCACCGGAAATCCGGGTGTCCTTGCCGACGACGATGCGCGATCCCGGCCGGCGCGCCGTCAGCACATAGGCGCCGACTCGCCCCAGCCGGAACGCGAGCTCCGGCGTGAGCTCCTGATTCGCTACGCCGCGCACGCCGTCTGTGCCAAACCACCTGCCCATAAGTGCACGCTCCTCTCCCACAACGCAAACATTGTGCCACAGAAGGCGGTCCGTGCAAAGATGAAGTCTTTGGCGGGTCACGGCATAGCCTGCACCGTAGCGGTGCGCGCAGAGATGCTCACCGCAGACAGCCCCGCGGGCAGGTGAACCTGGATGGGCAACGCGGCCGTGCCGCGGCTCATGCCAGACGCGTCTACGTACGCCTGAACCTCGCTCGCGTCCTTCTCGACGGCCTGGACGGCCGACTGCGCGCCCGTCACCGTGACCGTCACCGTCCGCGGCCCAATCAGGCGGACGCCCGTCGCCCCCGTGATGGTCACCGGGATGTTCGACAGCGTCGCCATCGCCGAGGGCTCCACGTCGATCACGGCCGTCACCGCCGCGGGCGACACGCTCGTCATCCCCGGGAGGAGCGGAATGGGAACCGACACCGCCGTCGACTTGGCGAGTCCTGTCACATCAACGGGCACGCGCAGTCCGCCTCGCGGAAGCTGACCCGCCGGCAGCCCCTGTTCCACGGCGCTCGACGGTTCCAGGCGTACCGACGCGATGGCGTAGCCCGCCGCCGGATTTCCCGTCACCGCAGGTGCCAGGGTCACGGTCTGGCTGGCCGAGGTCACCGGCAGCGTCACCGCAATGGCAGACGGCGTCACGGTCACACCCGGCACCGCCTTGCCCGCGCCATCTAACGGCAGAAGATCCACGAGTTTCGTCTCCGTCTGCGAAAGTCCGCTCGCGTCCACCACGCCCGCCACTTCCGCGACCGACTGCACGCTCGATGCGGCACCCGAGATCTCGACCACGCCCGAGCCGAGCTGTGGCTTGCCGAGCACGTAGCCCTGGCTGGGCACTCCCACGACGCTCAGCCGAATGGGCCGCTCCACAGTGACCTTGGGCTCGAGGGTGACCGTGATGGTGGCTGGCGTGAGCGTATAACTGCGCACGCTGGCCGGCATGTTGAGGGCTGCCACATGCAGCGTGTACGTGCCAGGGCCCAGATCCTGCGCATTCGCGACGATCTCGGCCTTCATCATATCGCTCGCCAGCGTCGGCAGGCGCAGGAGCGTGGTGGTCACCCGAGCCGTGACCGTCGGCACCTGGGACACCAGCACCTCATCCGCCGAGGTCTCCACGCGTACAGGCAGTTCGAACGACTCCGTGACGCCCGTCGAGGCCGGCTGGTTACCGCTCTGCTCGGCATGAACCGCCAGCCATAAGATGCACGCGAGCACGAGCGCGATGATCCGAAGCGCCACGTTGTTATTGAGCAGCCGGTCCATCATCGCGACTCCGCCTTTCGATTCCAGAAAGAAAGCGCACTCGTCTTCTGCGGGACGAGCAGCTTCATTAAAAGTTCGTTGAGCGCTTCCTCGTCGAGATGGCCGTGCATCACGCCATCCACGCAGACGGATACCTGCCCCGTCTCCTCCGACACAATGACGCTCACCCCGTCAGACTGTTCGGTGATGCCGAGCCCCGCGCGGTGCCTCGTGCCGAGTTGCTTGTCCAGGTTGCGGTTCTCTGTCAGCGGCAGCACGCATCCCGCAGCCATGATCTGCGTACCCCGCACAATTACGGCCCCGTCGTGCAGCGGCGTGTTGGGGATAAACAAGTTGATGAACAACTCCGTGCTGACGCGCGCCTCCAGGCGCGTTCCCGTCTCAATGTATTCGTTCAGGCCCGTCTGGCGCTCGATGACGATGAGCGCCCCCGTTTTCGTCTTCGCGAGCACCTGACAGGCCTTGACGATTTCGTTCACCGTATGCACCATGTTCGGCTCCTCATGCAGGAGGAGATTGAAATTCCACAGGCTTCCGCGCCCGAGTTGCTCGAGCGCGCGCCGCAGTTCCGGCTGAAAGACGACGGGAATCGCAAACAACCCAATTTCGATGATGCGATTCAGAAGCCAGTTCGAGGCGGACAGGTTCAGCAAACTCGAGACCATGGTCACGACCACGACGACAATGACACCTTTCAGGAGCTGTACGGCCCGAGTGCCGCGAATGAGGAGCAACAGGTAGTAAATCATAAAGGCCACGAACAGGATGTCAATGACGTCCTTGAAGCCAAAGTCCCGGATTGCCGCGAACCACGCATCCATACAAAGCCCCCTGCCCGTCGGGGAGTCTCGTTCCCATTGTTTCCTACCCGCGGCCCCGAGTCAAGACAGCCTCTGCCAACCGCTCATTCACGCTCGCCACGCAGCCCGCCTGCGCGTGGCCCTCGCGCGTTCCTTCGATCGCGCCCGCTGCAGCGCGCGAAAAAACGCCTTCGCGAGGGCCTCATGCCCCTCATCTGTGGGATGAATCGGATTGCGGAACAGCCGCAGATCCCGGAACTGCCCGCTCCGGTAGTGCTCGACGTAGTCCGGCTCGTGCCCTCGAAACGCCTTGTACGTCTCCACCACCACGAGCCCGTGTCTGAGCGCGATCCGGCGGACGCGATCGTTATACTCCTGCGTCACCTCCTCCGCCAAGGCGAAATTGGGAAAGGGATTGTAGAGCGTCGCAATGCCGAACGTGCTGTGCGGACGTTTGCACCACTCCACGAGGCGTTCGACGTCCTCCTCACAGCGTCGCATGACGTCCTGGATAAGGTCGGCGCGCCGCGTGAGAATGGCGGGCGCGCTTCGCAGGAGATCGTTCCCGCCAATCATAAGGGTGACGATCTCGGCTTCCTCGACGATACAGGGCGGGAGATCCTGAAGCGATTTGAACAGCTGCCGCGCGGTCCAGCCGGGCTTCGCCTGAATGTGTAGCGTTGTGCGAACCTGGCGGGCAAAGCGGGCGCGCAGGCGCTCCGCAAATCTTTTCTCTGGCGCACTCGCCCCGTAGCCATATGTAATGGAGTCGCCGAGCGCGAGCATCAGCATAGTCATCGCCTCCTGGGTGAGTCGCTGATCGTAAGCTATGGGCTTACCCCGCGATTGGTCACAAGAGGCGCCCACGTGCCAATGGCGAGATCGCATAGGAGGTGTGGCTGCTGCAAACACTGCAGGCAGAATCCAAAGGGAGGTTGGCCAATGCGGAGCTTCTGGCATCGACTTCGGATGGGCGTGGTTGCGATGACGGCGGCATGCGTGTGTGCGCTCTCCTGCATGAGTCTCCAAGCCGAGTCGGTACGCGCCGCCGACACGAAGGCTCAGGCCCCGAAGGCCGTGTATAAGGTGGACACGAACGAAAAAGTGGTGGCCCTGACCTTTGACATCTCCTGGGGGCATCGCACGCCCGAGCCGGTCTTGGAGACGCTGAAGAAATGCGGCGTGACGAAGGCGACGTTCTTTCTGAGCGGGCCGTGGACGATGCACCATCCCGAGATCGCCAAGAAGATCAAGGCCATGGGGTATGAAATCGGGAGCCACGGCTACCTGCACAAGGACTATTCGAATTACCCGGATTCCTGGATCCGAGAACAGGCCATGCTCGCAGACAAGGCCATTCAGCAGGTCACGGGCGTCAAACCGAAACTGTTCCGGACGCCGAACGGCGACCTCAATCCGCGAGTCATTCGCTGCCTCACGAGCATGGGCTACACGGTGGTGCAGTGGAACACCGACTCGCTCGACTGGAAGAACCCAGGCGTGGACGCGATTGTCAACCGCGTGACGAAGCGGGTGGTGCCGGGCGACATTGTGCTGATGCACGCGAGCGACTCGTCGAAGCAGATTGTGGAGGCGCTGCCGCGGATCGTGGAAAACCTGCGCCAGCAGGGGTATCGGTTCGTGACGGTGTCCGAGCTCCTCGCGGGCGCCAACGTGCAGTCGAAGGTGCAGTGACCGGTTGGGGGCCATCGCGGCCGCCTGGGATAGGTCGCCGGTCCGAGTCGCATACTGACGGTAAACCGGGTGTTGAGGAGGGGCTTGGCGTGAACAGCAGGCTTGCGCGCCTCGTGGCAATCGGGCTCGCGGCTCTCGCCGTCACTGGCTGTGGCATGAACGCCGGGGCTGACGTGAGCGCAAGCGGAGAGGGCGGGGGCGGGAACTACACACAGACGAAACAGATGGTCGTGGACATCCTGAATTCCAAGGAAGGCCAACAGGCGCTCTTGGACACCCTGAAAAATCCGGAGTTCAAGAACCAGCTTATCGCTTCCCCTGACGAGGTAAAACAGGCGCTCACGGACTTCATTCAGTCGAAACAGACCCAGACCTTTCTGACCGAGGCAGCCAAGGACCCGCAGTTCGCGGCGGCGCTCGCCAAGGCCGCGCAGCCCGAACTCAAGGACACCGTCGAGAGCCTGATGAAAGACCCGAACTTCCAGCAGGACATGCTGGTGCTCCTGCAGTCGAACGAGTTCATGAAGTCCCTGCAGACGATGATGCAGGGGCCTGAGTTCCGATCCGAACTGCAGAAGGTGATCCTCCAGACCCTCGCCTCGCCGACGTTCCAGGTCCAGTTCCAGCAGACCGTGCAGGACGCGGTGCAGAAGGCGATGCAGGCCGGACAGGCCA
This window harbors:
- the pdaB gene encoding polysaccharide deacetylase family sporulation protein PdaB, whose protein sequence is MRSFWHRLRMGVVAMTAACVCALSCMSLQAESVRAADTKAQAPKAVYKVDTNEKVVALTFDISWGHRTPEPVLETLKKCGVTKATFFLSGPWTMHHPEIAKKIKAMGYEIGSHGYLHKDYSNYPDSWIREQAMLADKAIQQVTGVKPKLFRTPNGDLNPRVIRCLTSMGYTVVQWNTDSLDWKNPGVDAIVNRVTKRVVPGDIVLMHASDSSKQIVEALPRIVENLRQQGYRFVTVSELLAGANVQSKVQ
- the gerD gene encoding spore germination lipoprotein GerD, with the translated sequence MNSRLARLVAIGLAALAVTGCGMNAGADVSASGEGGGGNYTQTKQMVVDILNSKEGQQALLDTLKNPEFKNQLIASPDEVKQALTDFIQSKQTQTFLTEAAKDPQFAAALAKAAQPELKDTVESLMKDPNFQQDMLVLLQSNEFMKSLQTMMQGPEFRSELQKVILQTLASPTFQVQFQQTVQDAVQKAMQAGQATAGGQGQGEKGGSEKSNNSSEESGSSS